The proteins below come from a single Ancylothrix sp. D3o genomic window:
- a CDS encoding GH25 family lysozyme — protein sequence MGAYGIDVSDFQENVNWRAVADDGISFAFAKATEGTTFVADSFARNWSGMKSVKILRGAYHFFRPQSDPEAQAKHFLKIVKFEPGDLPAVLDIESSGGVSGSAIAERMTVWLNIVEKATKRKPIIYTYPGFWERIGNIQKFTDYPLWIAHYTNDPEPWVTGGWDVWTMWQFTDSGRVKGVSGPVDINRFQTSREGKRNSKVKTVQKCLKDKGFYGGTIDGYFGNTTKKAIVDFQRRRGLEADGLVGVETWTALLDGSSSANIAPAPSPTPSPAPKPTPTPAPKLDNMTLLDACRYYQAYSFQNEALDALQEQIPLNIMERFSQLWRNSKTVSPIRLIDVCKFYQGNSTQQQALQWLQGQISPGVMQQFAREWRAQSISQSTGIRLLDVCRFYQSKSNQNLALVWLQGQIPSATLQEFAKKWRNSNLILPIQLLDVCKFYQAQPHQDAALQWLQSQVSAQILEEFARRWRSNSAG from the coding sequence ATGGGCGCTTACGGAATTGATGTTTCAGACTTTCAAGAAAATGTCAACTGGCGAGCCGTTGCCGATGATGGCATTTCCTTTGCTTTTGCCAAAGCAACCGAAGGAACAACCTTTGTAGCCGATTCTTTTGCAAGAAATTGGTCAGGCATGAAATCGGTTAAAATTTTGCGAGGAGCCTATCATTTTTTTCGACCCCAAAGTGACCCGGAAGCCCAAGCCAAACATTTCCTAAAAATCGTTAAATTTGAACCAGGAGACTTGCCGGCAGTTTTAGACATTGAATCTAGCGGTGGAGTCAGTGGCAGCGCTATAGCTGAACGTATGACCGTTTGGTTAAACATTGTTGAAAAAGCCACAAAACGCAAACCAATTATTTACACTTATCCGGGGTTTTGGGAACGCATTGGAAATATCCAAAAATTTACCGATTATCCGCTGTGGATCGCGCATTATACCAACGATCCTGAGCCTTGGGTAACAGGAGGTTGGGATGTGTGGACAATGTGGCAATTTACCGATTCTGGGAGGGTTAAAGGAGTCTCAGGGCCGGTGGATATAAACCGCTTCCAAACTTCGCGGGAAGGCAAGCGAAATTCCAAAGTAAAAACGGTGCAAAAATGCCTAAAAGACAAAGGGTTTTATGGTGGAACAATTGATGGATATTTTGGCAACACAACCAAAAAAGCTATCGTTGATTTTCAACGGAGAAGAGGTTTAGAAGCGGATGGTTTGGTGGGGGTAGAAACCTGGACAGCATTGCTTGATGGTTCGTCATCAGCTAACATTGCTCCCGCACCTTCTCCGACACCTTCTCCGGCACCCAAACCAACCCCAACACCGGCCCCAAAATTAGATAACATGACGTTACTTGATGCCTGCCGGTATTATCAGGCATATTCTTTTCAAAATGAGGCATTAGATGCTCTGCAAGAACAAATTCCGCTGAACATCATGGAGCGGTTTTCTCAACTGTGGAGAAATTCTAAAACGGTGTCGCCTATTCGTTTAATTGATGTCTGTAAGTTTTATCAAGGAAACTCGACTCAGCAACAGGCACTACAGTGGTTACAAGGGCAAATTTCTCCAGGTGTGATGCAACAGTTTGCCCGCGAGTGGAGAGCGCAGTCTATTTCGCAATCAACGGGAATTCGCTTGTTAGATGTGTGCCGGTTTTATCAGAGCAAATCAAATCAAAATTTAGCGCTTGTTTGGCTGCAAGGACAAATTCCGTCAGCGACGTTACAAGAGTTTGCTAAAAAGTGGCGAAATTCAAATTTAATTTTGCCGATTCAGTTGTTGGATGTGTGTAAGTTTTATCAGGCACAACCGCATCAAGATGCAGCCTTACAATGGTTACAATCGCAAGTTTCCGCGCAAATTTTAGAAGAATTTGCTCGTCGTTGGCGAAGTAATTCTGCCGGTTAA